The following proteins come from a genomic window of Nicotiana tomentosiformis chromosome 12, ASM39032v3, whole genome shotgun sequence:
- the LOC104089806 gene encoding dehydration-responsive element-binding protein 1E-like, whose product MMNNYSSSSCSSVIRAETSDEEVILLASSKPKKRAGRKKFKETRHPVYRGVRKRNNDKWVCELREPSTQKRIWLGSYPTVEMAARAHDVVALALKGHLATLNFADSAWRLQVPVSKDPKDLRQAAAKAAEAFRPGEETDVNSRGESNTGNGDEEMKAVTEENAANNSMQNVVTAENVMYSNSCGEVGMFGTQEWQTNMEEGSLFSPNPCLLGGCFSWDDDVESDVEVSLWSYSV is encoded by the coding sequence ATGATGAATAATTACTCAAGTTCATCATGCTCTTCAGTTATTAGGGCTGAAACTTCTGATGAAGAAGTTATCTTATTAGCGTCAAGCAAACCTAAGAAGCGAGCGGGGAGAAAGAAGTTCAAGGAAACTCGCCACCCGGTATACAGGGGAGTGAGAAAGAGGAACAACGACAAGTGGGTTTGCGAACTGCGTGAGCCCAGCACACAGAAGCGAATATGGTTGGGAAGTTACCCAACTGTAGAAATGGCTGCACGAGCTCATGACGTAGTTGCATTGGCACTTAAAGGACATCTAGCCACTTTAAACTTCGCAGACTCCGCTTGGCGATTGCAAGTGCCGGTATCGAAGGATCCCAAGGACTTGCGCCAAGCGGCTGCGAAAGCAGCAGAGGCGTTCCGGCCAGGAGAGGAAACTGATGTTAATTCTAGAGGGGAATCTAATACTGGCAATGGTGATGAGGAAATGAAGGCAGTAACAGAAGAGAACGCGGCAAATAATAGCATGCAGAATGTGGTGACTGCAGAAAATGTTATGTATAGCAATTCATGTGGAGAAGTGGGAATGTTTGGGACGCAAGAATGGCAGACAAATATGGAAGAAGGGAGTTTGTTTTCACCAAATCCTTGTTTATTAGGGGGTTGTTTCAGCTGGGATGATGATGTGGAGAGTGATGTTGAGGTGTCATTGTGGAGTTATTCTGTTTGA